The Manis javanica isolate MJ-LG chromosome 4, MJ_LKY, whole genome shotgun sequence genome contains a region encoding:
- the LOC108407656 gene encoding olfactory receptor 1A1-like, with protein sequence MREENQSSTLDFILLGVGGHREQEDFFFSLFLFIYPITLIGNLLIILAIHADIRLHNPMYFLLANLSFVDIFFSSVTIPKTLANHMLGNKAISFGGCLTQMCFMLALANIDSYILAAMAYDRAVAISRPLHYTTIMSPRTCVLLVVGSWVVGNANAIPHTLLTASLSFCRNEEVANFYCDIASLLKLSCSNFQFNMKMMYLGAGVFSVPLLCIVISYVQVFSTVLRVPSTKGVLKAFSTCGSHLTVVSLYYGTVMGRYFRSLTGYTLRDIVLTVMYVAVTPMLNPFIYSLRNRDMKAALGKLFSKRTSS encoded by the coding sequence ATGAGAGAAGAAAACCAGTCCTCCACCCTCGACTTCATCCTCCTGGGAGTTGGTGGTCACCGGGAACAGGAAGATTTCTTCTTCAGCCTCTTCCTCTTCATTTACCCCATCACACTGATAGGAAACCTGCTCATTATCTTGGCCATTCATGCTGACATTCGCCTCCACAACCCCATGTACTTTCTCCTTGCCAACCTCTCCTTTGTTGACATCTTCTTCTCCTCTGTAACCATCCCCAAGACACTGGCCAACCACATGTTAGGCAACAAAGCCATCTCCTTTGGGGGATGCCTGACACAGATGTGTTTCATGTTAGCCTTGGCGAACATAGACAGCTATATCTTGGCTGCAATGGCATATGACCGTGCTGTGGCCATCAGCCGCCCACTTCATTACACAACAATTATGAGCCCAAGGACTTGTGTCCTGCTAGTTGTTGGGTCTTGGGTGGTTGGAAACGCCAATGCCATCCCCCATACCCTGCTCACAGCTAGTCTGTCTTTCTGTAGAAACGAGGAAGTGGCCAACTTCTACTGTGACATTGCCTCTTTACTCAAGCTGTCCTGTTCTAACTTCCAGTTCAATATGAAGATGATGTATCTAGGGGCTGGTGTTTTCTCTGTGCCATTACTATGCATCGTCATctcttatgttcaggtcttttcCACAGTCTTAAGGGTTCCATCCACCAAGGGTGTActcaaggccttctccacctgtgggTCCCACCTCACAGTTGTTTCTTTGTATTATGGGACGGTCATGGGCAGGTATTTCCGCTCTCTGACCGGTTACACCCTAAGAGATATAGTGCTCACTGTGATGTATGTTGCGGTGACCCCAATGTTAAATCCTTTCATCTACAGTCTGAGAAACCGGGACATGAAGGCTGCTCTAGGGAAGCTCTTCAGCAAGAGAACATCCTCATAA